In a genomic window of Roseiflexus castenholzii DSM 13941:
- a CDS encoding serine/threonine protein kinase encodes MAQSPAPAAPLLHDRYRIDERLGATRLAVIYRAYDERLQRQVLVALFREELVSHEALRRRFIAEAQSGVRRLHPSLLSVYDSGAVAGRPFMVMEYVSGRTLRDLGPLTVEVALLYFRQIVGAVAVCQAVGAPHPPISSANIVVVEEGRVKLVENWSMTPSEFGADIAWYRAPERVAGHPPISGSVVYSLGLLLLEMLIGRRVNQGDDLNVMLQAHRHGALPTLAEMRPHLYIPSLAHLIARATASDPSQRFPDASALSQALDDVRRAISHSTSRLAPSASRPSASSGAVRGRSERASSSVNRPASMRPDPQPVDSMPPSDTMATAAHRLVMEKTRQHSLAALIAMVALFVLIGSGAYVLTSLVLEGLADIQLPRPQLTLPENVPLPDWLTGVANGSGEVLTVTIGDVEGLNLRDEPGLNTRVIALLPNGTRVRKLEGPRNVDNVPWVRVRGEINGRPVEGWVSQLYVRSDG; translated from the coding sequence ATGGCTCAATCTCCTGCGCCCGCCGCGCCTCTGTTGCACGACCGCTATCGGATCGACGAGCGGCTCGGAGCAACACGTCTCGCCGTCATCTATCGGGCATACGATGAGCGACTACAACGTCAGGTATTGGTGGCGCTGTTTCGTGAGGAGTTGGTTTCTCATGAAGCGCTGCGCCGCCGTTTTATCGCCGAGGCTCAGTCCGGCGTTCGTCGACTGCACCCATCGCTGCTGTCGGTCTACGATAGTGGCGCAGTCGCCGGTCGTCCGTTTATGGTGATGGAATATGTGTCGGGCAGAACGCTGCGTGATCTTGGACCGCTGACGGTCGAAGTGGCGTTGCTCTACTTTCGCCAGATCGTTGGCGCTGTTGCGGTATGCCAGGCGGTCGGCGCGCCGCACCCGCCGATCAGCAGCGCGAATATCGTGGTTGTGGAAGAAGGGCGCGTCAAACTGGTCGAAAACTGGAGCATGACGCCATCCGAGTTCGGCGCCGATATTGCCTGGTACCGTGCTCCAGAACGTGTCGCCGGTCATCCGCCCATTTCAGGCAGCGTCGTGTATTCCCTGGGGTTATTGTTGCTCGAAATGCTGATCGGACGTCGAGTGAACCAGGGCGATGATCTGAACGTCATGCTCCAGGCGCATCGTCATGGCGCGTTGCCAACACTTGCTGAGATGCGCCCTCATCTCTACATACCGTCGCTGGCGCATCTCATTGCGCGCGCCACAGCGTCCGATCCTTCTCAGCGTTTTCCTGATGCATCGGCGCTGAGTCAGGCGCTCGACGATGTGCGCCGCGCGATCAGTCACTCCACCAGTCGCCTGGCGCCATCTGCCTCTCGACCATCAGCCTCTTCCGGTGCTGTGCGTGGTCGAAGCGAGCGGGCATCGTCGTCGGTCAACCGTCCAGCATCGATGCGTCCCGACCCACAACCGGTTGACTCGATGCCGCCATCGGACACGATGGCGACCGCCGCGCACCGGCTTGTGATGGAGAAAACGCGCCAGCATTCGCTGGCAGCGCTCATTGCAATGGTGGCACTCTTCGTTCTGATCGGCTCGGGAGCGTATGTCCTGACGAGTCTGGTTCTGGAAGGGTTGGCGGATATTCAGTTGCCGCGCCCACAACTGACGTTGCCGGAGAATGTTCCGTTACCCGATTGGTTGACCGGAGTGGCAAATGGTTCCGGCGAGGTGTTGACCGTGACCATTGGTGATGTCGAGGGGTTGAATCTTCGCGACGAACCGGGCTTGAACACCCGGGTGATCGCGTTGTTGCCCAACGGAACTCGTGTGCGGAAACTTGAAGGACCCCGCAATGTCGATAATGTTCCCTGGGTGCGGGTGCGCGGCGAGATCAACGGTCGACCGGTCGAGGGATGGGTTTCACAACTCTACGTGCGGTCTGATGGATAA
- a CDS encoding SIR2 family NAD-dependent protein deacylase: protein MQIPDSLIERMRTARRVAVLTGAGVSAESGVPTFRDAQTGLWARYDPAELASPDAFRANPNLVWQWYAYRRALVEAAAPNPGHLALADLERRIEDFTLITQNVDGLHRRAGSQNVVELHGNLFRYRCFHCAAPVELTIAPQDAPPPCPRCGGLVRPDVVWFGEWLPSQAWQTAVAAAERCELFLCIGTSGVVRPAADLPLIARSSGAYAVEINIAPGALDDRLDLHLYAPSGQLLPALMTAAFGDAAR, encoded by the coding sequence ATGCAGATTCCCGACTCATTGATCGAACGGATGCGCACTGCGCGCCGTGTGGCCGTGCTGACCGGCGCTGGCGTTTCCGCCGAAAGCGGTGTGCCGACCTTTCGCGATGCGCAAACCGGCTTGTGGGCGCGCTACGATCCGGCGGAACTGGCATCACCCGACGCATTCCGCGCCAATCCGAATCTGGTATGGCAGTGGTACGCCTATCGTCGCGCGCTGGTCGAAGCCGCAGCGCCGAACCCAGGGCACCTGGCGCTTGCCGACCTGGAGCGCCGGATTGAGGATTTTACGCTCATCACTCAGAACGTCGATGGACTTCATCGCCGCGCTGGAAGTCAAAACGTGGTAGAATTGCATGGGAACCTGTTCCGGTATCGCTGCTTTCACTGTGCTGCGCCGGTTGAACTGACGATTGCGCCCCAGGACGCGCCTCCGCCTTGTCCGCGGTGCGGCGGGTTGGTCCGCCCTGACGTGGTCTGGTTTGGCGAATGGCTGCCGTCGCAGGCATGGCAAACCGCCGTGGCGGCAGCCGAACGGTGTGAACTCTTCCTCTGTATCGGCACGTCGGGAGTCGTGCGTCCGGCTGCCGATCTACCCTTAATTGCGCGATCTTCTGGCGCATATGCGGTGGAAATCAACATCGCTCCCGGTGCGCTCGATGACCGGTTGGATCTACATCTGTATGCGCCGTCGGGTCAATTGCTTCCTGCACTGATGACTGCCGCCTTCGGTGACGCGGCGCGGTGA
- a CDS encoding SIR2 family NAD-dependent protein deacylase, translated as MSLTLPDDVIRRLSQSRRVVALTGGGVAAESGIPSFREAHTGLWAQYDVSELATPQAFVRNPRLVWEWYAYRRALAERAQPGASHYALVDLEQYYPEFTLITQSIDGLHWRAGSRDLIELNGSLRRCRCYESGHIAFAWDDDGEIPPRCVQCGSLLRPDVVMFGEGLPYHELRRARQVVEQCEVFLCVGTVGAIEPVASFPFVARRHGAFVLTIAPDESIYTLMADYVLSATPGAVMPELVQLIAGDVGGLEELHVDAI; from the coding sequence ATGTCTCTGACACTGCCCGACGATGTAATCCGTCGCCTCTCGCAGTCCCGGCGCGTGGTGGCGCTGACCGGCGGCGGCGTGGCAGCAGAAAGCGGCATTCCATCGTTTCGCGAAGCGCATACCGGTCTTTGGGCGCAGTACGATGTCAGCGAATTGGCAACGCCACAGGCATTTGTGCGCAACCCGCGACTGGTGTGGGAATGGTACGCCTATCGTCGCGCCCTGGCAGAGCGCGCGCAACCGGGCGCATCGCACTATGCGCTCGTCGATCTGGAACAGTACTATCCGGAATTTACGCTGATCACGCAGTCGATTGACGGACTGCACTGGAGAGCAGGGTCGCGCGATCTGATCGAACTGAACGGCAGCCTGCGCCGTTGCCGGTGTTATGAGTCGGGTCATATCGCCTTTGCCTGGGACGACGACGGCGAAATTCCGCCCCGCTGCGTGCAGTGTGGCAGCCTGTTGCGTCCAGATGTCGTCATGTTTGGCGAAGGATTGCCGTATCACGAATTGCGCCGCGCGCGGCAGGTCGTCGAACAGTGTGAGGTGTTTCTCTGCGTCGGAACGGTCGGCGCGATTGAACCGGTTGCGTCGTTTCCGTTTGTGGCGCGCCGTCATGGTGCATTCGTGCTCACCATTGCGCCTGATGAGTCGATCTACACGCTGATGGCAGATTATGTCCTGAGTGCGACACCGGGCGCAGTCATGCCGGAACTCGTGCAATTGATCGCCGGCGATGTTGGTGGTCTGGAAGAATTGCACGTCGATGCCATCTGA
- a CDS encoding GNAT family N-acetyltransferase — protein sequence MELRGPRVLIRPWKQHDDELADDWPPYNDPFDPLWNLPRPSSFSNGMWNALLDYGAYRRSWAVEHGGALIGRISLREIDERRGQARLGITFAAPYVGQGLGTEALTLFLDYYFETLRYHLIALDVAAPNVRAVRCYTRLGFQYIESDWRNAGALFDRRVLDQPVYAPLRRHFRDDARGLKVEFFEMRLYREEWMRRRTPTGAGHHG from the coding sequence ATGGAGTTGCGCGGTCCGCGCGTCCTCATTCGTCCGTGGAAACAGCACGATGATGAACTGGCTGATGACTGGCCGCCGTATAACGACCCGTTCGATCCGCTCTGGAACCTGCCGCGACCGTCGTCGTTCAGTAATGGAATGTGGAATGCACTGCTCGACTACGGCGCGTATCGGCGGAGCTGGGCAGTCGAGCATGGCGGCGCGTTGATTGGACGCATCTCGCTGCGCGAAATCGATGAGCGGCGCGGTCAGGCGCGTCTCGGCATCACGTTCGCGGCGCCATATGTCGGGCAGGGGCTTGGCACCGAAGCGCTCACTCTGTTTCTCGATTACTACTTTGAAACGCTCAGGTATCACCTGATAGCGCTCGATGTCGCGGCGCCAAATGTTCGCGCTGTGCGTTGTTACACACGCCTTGGCTTCCAGTATATCGAAAGCGACTGGCGCAATGCCGGCGCCTTGTTCGACCGGCGGGTGCTTGATCAACCGGTGTATGCGCCATTGCGCCGCCATTTTCGCGACGATGCGCGTGGGCTGAAGGTTGAGTTCTTTGAAATGCGTTTGTACCGTGAAGAATGGATGCGGCGCCGCACTCCGACCGGCGCCGGTCATCATGGGTGA
- a CDS encoding nucleotidyltransferase family protein gives MSLIAGNLGVVQRTLDAYQIAWAVCAGAAAHLYGNRRPIQDIDILIEPGRLPDVVRLLNQQQKVVQFDGQRILWRGIKIFDDLTIRRGREVYPFTLDADMRSRVRRLPLLGSLVPVLSPEDVALHKAVLARGPEEGKHDLADAVAIVRRQAFDYDYVQRRLALMRANGSATTVLARIGIEL, from the coding sequence ATGTCTCTCATTGCAGGTAATCTTGGCGTTGTCCAGCGCACGCTCGACGCATATCAAATCGCGTGGGCGGTCTGTGCTGGCGCCGCAGCGCATCTTTACGGCAATCGGCGTCCCATTCAGGATATCGATATCCTCATCGAGCCGGGAAGGCTGCCCGACGTTGTTCGTTTGCTCAACCAGCAGCAGAAGGTCGTGCAGTTCGACGGGCAGCGCATCCTCTGGCGTGGCATCAAGATTTTTGACGATCTGACCATCCGGCGCGGGCGGGAGGTGTATCCATTTACGCTCGATGCCGACATGCGCAGCCGCGTGCGGCGTCTTCCGTTGCTCGGATCGCTGGTGCCGGTGCTGTCGCCTGAAGATGTCGCATTGCACAAAGCCGTCCTGGCGCGTGGTCCTGAGGAAGGAAAGCATGACCTTGCAGACGCTGTGGCGATTGTACGCCGCCAGGCATTCGACTACGACTATGTGCAGCGGCGATTGGCGCTGATGCGGGCAAACGGGTCGGCAACCACTGTCCTGGCGCGGATCGGCATCGAACTATGA
- a CDS encoding DNA-directed RNA polymerase subunit beta', producing MLEINDFSAIRISLASPEDILSWSHGEVTKPETINYRTLKPERDGLFCERIFGPTKDWECYCGKYKRVRYKGVVCDKCGVEVTRSKVRRERMGHISLASPVSHIWFVKGTPSRLGLLLDISPRNLERVLYFASYIIVHVDEEVKAHRREALQAEYREKRERIQAEAESRQIELSTQLTQDLGGMESAQLSTQRRIEEEYRRLRDEISAEAERLRTDLEEKQGEAAEEDIIFRGTVLVEEGESITEKTLDALDELLDQELETLEQRKQRDLEDAEQLTGAERERKEYEASQERERLQERLQSELDRLVREEKERLEQLDSIKLKRILNEQEYRALREIAPGAFRADMGAGAIRDLIVRTVDLDKLAEELQNEVYTTQGQRRKKATKRLRVVEAFRKSGNRPEWMILTVLPVIPPDLRPMVQLDGGRFATSDLNDLYRRVINRNNRLKRLMELNAPEIIVRNEKRMLQEAVDALIDNGRRGRAVSGKGKHRLKSLSDMLKGKQGRFRQNLLGKRVDYSGRSVIVVGPDLKLHQCGLPKKMALELFKPFVMRRLVEKGAAHNIKSAKRIVERVRPEVWDVLEEVIKDYLVLLNRAPSLHRLSIQAFEAKLIEGSAIQLHPLVCAAFNADFDGDQMAVHVPLSRKAQEEARMRMLSKYNLLSPATGDPIITPSQDIVLGCYYLTMVRDGAKGSGKMFASIDEALLAYDKGLVDIQAPIFVRMTGTLHGESDRPVRILNSDENGAPRMLLETTIGRIIFNNELLEPLRFRNRLIAKKGLREIIADCYKYYTNLNNLTEADLDTIRTMYGDRPRDDLARYFGSEMTASQADRIKTLGFKYATRGGMTIGVDDIEIPPKKQEILAEAEKRVAEVERQFRRGLITEEERYREIVEIWQNATKQTTEAVKQYLNPFGPVAMMVNSAARGNINQLSQMAGMRGLMSDPTGRIIELPIKSNFREGLSVLEYFVSTHGGRKGLADTALRTADAGYLTRRLIDVAQDNIVTIDDCGTDEGLWIYRSDDREVLQDFEQRILGRLLAAPLVDPRTGEVLADRNAEIDEALTRRCKELGIDAVYVRSPLACKADYGICRMCYGRNLATGKLVDIGEAVGIIAAQSIGEPGTQLTLRTFHTGGVASADDITQGLPRVQEIFEARTPKGKAILAEIDGIVELVREDEVRKIRVVSTDLYTDDHVLPPHYEPVVADGAQVNEGDVLAQSNRADLDSEPIVARLAGVVRIGAGQISVINEEREVREVIAPHTARLAAGIENGARVVAGQHLTEGSADPQELLALQGREAVQRYLVNEAQKVYRSQGVDINDKHIEVIVRQMLRRVRIEEPGDTDYLPGELIDSTEFVRRNAEIISQGGEPATASTMLLGITKASLTTDSFLAAASFQETTRVLTEAAITGKVDYLRGLKENVVIGKLIPAGTGIEKRRQLAEEVIGELANVVPTSTAVVEQERPEREADEALRRRLRALIGSDDNGDEVGKNGEFADETPFTGDSDDRDNEI from the coding sequence ATGCTTGAGATCAACGACTTCAGCGCTATTCGGATTAGTCTCGCGTCGCCGGAAGACATTCTGAGCTGGTCGCACGGCGAAGTCACCAAGCCGGAGACGATCAATTATCGCACGCTGAAACCTGAGCGTGATGGTTTGTTCTGCGAACGCATCTTCGGTCCGACGAAGGACTGGGAATGCTACTGCGGCAAGTATAAGCGCGTGCGCTACAAAGGCGTCGTCTGCGATAAGTGCGGCGTTGAGGTGACACGCTCAAAAGTGCGGCGCGAGCGGATGGGGCATATTTCGCTGGCGTCGCCGGTGTCGCATATCTGGTTTGTCAAAGGTACGCCGAGTCGCCTTGGTCTGCTGCTCGACATTTCGCCACGCAACCTGGAGCGGGTGTTGTATTTCGCGTCGTACATTATCGTCCATGTCGATGAGGAGGTCAAGGCGCATCGGCGCGAAGCATTGCAGGCGGAGTATCGGGAAAAGCGTGAGCGTATTCAGGCGGAAGCCGAGAGCCGGCAGATTGAGCTTTCGACCCAATTGACCCAGGACCTGGGCGGGATGGAGAGCGCCCAACTCTCGACGCAGCGGCGCATCGAGGAGGAATACCGGCGACTACGCGATGAGATCAGCGCCGAGGCGGAGCGGTTGCGCACCGATCTCGAAGAAAAACAGGGTGAAGCGGCTGAGGAGGATATTATCTTCCGTGGGACGGTGCTCGTTGAAGAGGGTGAGAGTATTACCGAAAAGACTCTCGATGCGCTCGACGAACTGCTCGATCAGGAACTGGAAACGCTTGAACAACGGAAGCAGCGCGATCTCGAGGATGCCGAGCAATTGACCGGCGCCGAACGTGAGCGCAAAGAGTACGAAGCCAGCCAGGAGCGTGAACGCCTCCAGGAGCGTCTGCAAAGCGAACTCGACCGATTGGTGCGCGAGGAGAAGGAGCGCCTCGAACAACTTGACTCGATCAAACTGAAGCGCATCCTCAACGAACAGGAGTACCGCGCGCTGCGCGAGATTGCGCCGGGTGCGTTTCGCGCCGATATGGGCGCCGGGGCGATCCGCGACCTGATCGTGCGCACGGTTGATCTCGATAAACTGGCGGAGGAATTGCAGAACGAGGTCTACACCACGCAAGGTCAGCGACGCAAAAAGGCGACGAAGCGCCTGCGGGTGGTGGAGGCGTTCCGCAAGAGCGGTAATCGCCCCGAGTGGATGATCCTCACGGTGCTGCCGGTCATTCCGCCCGATCTGCGCCCGATGGTGCAACTCGACGGCGGTCGCTTCGCCACCAGCGACCTCAACGATCTCTATCGGCGCGTGATCAACCGCAACAACCGCCTGAAGCGCCTGATGGAACTCAATGCGCCGGAGATTATTGTGCGCAATGAGAAGCGAATGCTCCAGGAAGCGGTTGATGCCCTGATCGATAATGGTCGCCGCGGGCGCGCAGTTTCCGGCAAGGGCAAGCATCGCTTGAAGAGCCTGAGCGATATGCTCAAGGGGAAGCAGGGGCGTTTCCGCCAAAACCTGCTCGGCAAACGTGTCGATTACTCTGGTCGCTCGGTGATTGTGGTCGGACCAGACCTCAAACTACACCAGTGCGGTCTGCCGAAAAAGATGGCGCTCGAGTTGTTCAAGCCGTTCGTCATGCGCCGCCTGGTGGAAAAAGGCGCCGCGCACAATATCAAGAGCGCCAAGCGCATCGTTGAGCGCGTCCGCCCTGAGGTGTGGGACGTGCTCGAAGAGGTGATCAAAGATTATCTGGTGCTGCTGAATCGCGCGCCATCGCTGCACCGCCTCTCGATCCAGGCGTTTGAAGCCAAACTGATCGAGGGGTCGGCCATTCAGTTGCATCCGCTCGTCTGTGCAGCGTTCAACGCCGACTTCGACGGCGACCAGATGGCGGTGCACGTGCCGCTGTCGCGCAAGGCGCAGGAAGAAGCGCGCATGCGCATGCTCTCCAAGTACAACCTGTTGTCGCCGGCTACCGGCGACCCGATCATCACGCCATCGCAGGACATCGTGCTTGGGTGCTACTACCTGACGATGGTCCGGGATGGTGCGAAGGGAAGCGGCAAGATGTTCGCCTCGATTGATGAGGCGCTGCTGGCATACGATAAGGGGCTGGTCGATATTCAAGCGCCGATCTTCGTGCGCATGACGGGAACGCTGCACGGTGAGAGTGATCGCCCGGTGCGCATCCTCAACTCTGATGAGAACGGCGCGCCGCGTATGCTGCTGGAAACGACAATCGGGCGGATCATTTTCAATAATGAACTGCTCGAGCCGCTGCGCTTCCGCAATCGCTTGATCGCCAAGAAGGGTCTGCGTGAGATTATCGCCGATTGCTACAAGTACTACACGAACCTCAATAACCTGACCGAGGCGGACCTCGATACGATTCGCACCATGTACGGTGATCGCCCGCGCGATGACCTGGCACGCTACTTTGGGTCGGAAATGACGGCAAGCCAGGCGGATCGGATCAAGACGCTTGGCTTCAAATATGCGACGCGCGGCGGTATGACGATCGGTGTGGATGACATCGAAATTCCGCCGAAGAAACAGGAGATTCTTGCCGAAGCCGAGAAGCGCGTCGCCGAGGTGGAGCGGCAGTTCCGACGCGGTCTGATCACTGAAGAGGAACGCTACCGCGAAATTGTCGAGATCTGGCAGAACGCCACCAAGCAGACGACCGAAGCGGTCAAGCAATATCTGAACCCATTCGGTCCGGTGGCGATGATGGTCAACTCCGCTGCCCGCGGCAATATTAATCAGTTGAGCCAGATGGCCGGCATGCGCGGGTTGATGTCCGATCCGACAGGACGGATCATTGAACTGCCGATCAAGAGTAATTTCCGTGAAGGGCTCTCGGTGCTCGAATATTTCGTGTCAACCCATGGTGGGCGCAAGGGTCTGGCGGACACGGCGCTGCGCACGGCGGACGCCGGGTATTTGACGCGCCGCCTGATTGATGTTGCGCAGGATAATATCGTGACGATCGATGACTGCGGTACGGATGAAGGTTTGTGGATCTACCGCTCCGACGACCGCGAGGTGTTGCAGGATTTCGAGCAGCGCATCCTTGGGCGTCTGCTGGCGGCGCCGCTCGTCGATCCGCGCACCGGCGAGGTCCTTGCCGATCGCAACGCGGAGATTGACGAAGCATTGACCCGTCGGTGCAAGGAACTCGGCATTGATGCGGTGTATGTCCGCTCGCCGCTGGCATGCAAAGCCGACTATGGCATCTGCCGCATGTGCTATGGGCGCAACCTGGCAACCGGCAAACTGGTCGATATTGGCGAAGCGGTCGGCATCATCGCCGCACAGTCGATTGGTGAGCCGGGCACGCAGTTGACCCTGCGCACGTTCCATACCGGCGGCGTGGCATCGGCTGACGATATTACGCAGGGTCTGCCGCGCGTCCAGGAAATCTTTGAGGCGCGCACGCCCAAAGGCAAAGCGATCCTGGCGGAAATCGACGGCATTGTCGAATTGGTGCGTGAGGACGAGGTGCGGAAGATTCGCGTCGTCTCAACTGACCTCTACACCGATGATCACGTATTGCCACCGCACTATGAGCCGGTGGTCGCAGATGGAGCACAGGTGAATGAGGGGGATGTGCTGGCGCAGAGTAATCGCGCCGATCTGGACAGCGAGCCGATTGTGGCGCGTCTTGCAGGGGTCGTGCGGATCGGCGCCGGACAGATCAGTGTCATCAACGAAGAGCGCGAGGTGCGCGAAGTGATTGCGCCGCATACGGCGCGCCTGGCGGCCGGCATCGAGAATGGCGCCCGCGTTGTCGCCGGGCAGCACCTGACGGAAGGATCAGCCGATCCGCAGGAACTGCTGGCGCTCCAGGGGCGCGAAGCGGTGCAACGCTACCTGGTCAACGAGGCGCAGAAAGTGTATCGTTCCCAGGGTGTTGATATCAACGATAAGCACATCGAAGTCATTGTGCGCCAGATGCTGCGCCGTGTGCGGATCGAGGAACCGGGCGATACGGATTACCTGCCAGGCGAGTTGATCGACTCGACGGAATTTGTGCGCCGGAATGCCGAGATTATCAGCCAGGGGGGTGAGCCGGCTACGGCATCGACGATGCTGCTGGGCATCACCAAGGCATCACTCACCACTGATAGTTTCCTGGCAGCCGCGTCGTTCCAGGAGACAACCCGCGTGTTGACCGAAGCAGCCATCACGGGCAAGGTGGATTACCTGCGCGGTCTCAAGGAGAATGTGGTCATCGGCAAATTGATCCCGGCAGGAACCGGAATCGAGAAACGACGCCAACTGGCTGAAGAGGTCATCGGCGAACTGGCGAACGTCGTCCCGACATCCACGGCGGTTGTCGAACAGGAGCGGCCCGAACGCGAAGCGGATGAGGCGCTGCGACGCAGGCTGCGGGCGCTGATCGGCAGCGATGACAATGGCGATGAGGTGGGGAAGAACGGCGAATTCGCCGATGAGACGCCGTTCACCGGTGATAGCGACGACCGCGACAACGAGATCTGA